A segment of the Catenuloplanes nepalensis genome:
CCGGAGCCGCCGCGGCCGCCGGAGGCGCGCGAGCCCGGTGGTCCGGACGCCGGCGTGGACGACTCGGCCTTCGCGGAGCTGGACAAACCGGCACGATCAGGCGAAGATGGCACGGAAGTGGTGGAATCCGGCGGCATCATGTGCCGGGGCGGATTGATCGGGCGTCGTCCGGGCACGGTGCGGCGACGACGGCGGCGCTCAAGCACCCTGGCCGTCGACTGCGCCCGCTCCGCCACCTGGCGCTCGGTTGCGTCGTACCGGCGGACCAGCGCCGGCGCGAGGGCGAGCAGCCCGGCGGCAGCGAGGACGGCGAGGAGCACCGAGGTCGGCACCCTCAACCCTCCCGTCACCCCATCGACGACCGCATGATCGCCGTCAAGTCCCAGTTCTTCGAGGTTACGGGTGCCTCAGGTGCGCAACGGTACGGCACGCCGACCGTACCCCGGTAAAAAGATCATGCGGTGTGCTGGCGCAGCCGGTGCCAGCGGCGCAGCAGACCACCCTCGGTCCCGACATCCTCGCTGGTCAGCGAGTATCCGATGTGATCTCGCCACGCGCCGTCGATGTGCATGTAGCGCGCATGGTAAGCCTCCTCACGAAAACCGAGCTTCTCCACGACGCGCCGGGACGGCTTGTTCTCCGGGCGGATGTTGACCTCGACCCGGTGCAGCCCGGCCGGGCCGAACGCGTGATCCACGGTGAGCGCCAGCGCGGTCGGGATGATGCCCTGGCCGGCCACGCGTGAGTCGACCCAGTAGCCGACGTACGCGGAGCAGAACGCGCGTCGCACGATGTTGCCCAGGTTGATGTGCCCGACCAGGCGCTCCGGCTGACCGGGCTCGCGCAGGCAGACCGCGAACGGCATGCTCTCGCCGCGCCGCGCGGACCGGCGCATGTCCTGGTACACGTACCGGTACGCGGCGGTGGAGTTGAGCTCGTGCCACGGGCCGGGCGGTGCCGACTCCCACGGCGCCAGCCAGGCCCGGTTCGCGATGCGGACCTCGGACCAGGCGTCCGCGTCGGAGCGCCGGTACGGCCGGAGCAGCACCGGCCCGTCGGCCAGCATGACCGGCCACCCTGGGGTCGCCCCCCAGATCACGCGGTCACCGCCGGCGGTCGAGCAGCAGCACGTCCACGGTGGAGCCCGCGGCTGCGCTGGTCACCCGCTCCCCCAGCACGAGCAGGCCGTTCGCCTCGGACATGCCGGAGAGCGTGTACGGCCCACCGGCCAGCGGCTGGACCGTGTAACCCCCGCCGCGCCGTTCGGCCACGTGGGCCGGCCGGAACTCGCGCAGGCCGGCCGGCGACGAGACGGTCTCCAGCAGGTGCGCCCGCACGCTCGGCCGGAACACCGGCTCCGCGCCCGCGAGCAGCTGGATCGCCGGCCTGGCTAGCACCTCGAATCCCACCAGTGCGGCGCCTGGGTCCCCGGGCAGACATATGATCGGCACCTCCTCGGCACCGACCGTACCGAATCCGAGTGCGGTCCCGGGATAGAGCGCCACATCGGTGAACGTGACCGGCCCGGTGCGCCCGACGTCACGCCGGGAGAGTATCCGCCGGACCATGTCGCCGGGGCCGGTTCCGGTGCCGCCGGTGGTGATCAGCAGGTCGGCGCGGAGCGTCTGGTCCTCCAGCAGCGCGCGCAGGCCCTCCGGGTCGTCGTCGCAGATCCCCAGCCGGTACGCCAGCGAGCCGGCCTCGACCGCGGCCGCGGTGAGCGCGTGCGAGTTCGCGTCGACGACCTGGCCGGGCTGGCTGGCCCGGCCCACCTCGACCAGTTCGTCGCCGGTCGCGACCACGACCACGCGCGGGCTGGGCCGCACCACCACGTGCCCGATCCCGGACGCGGCGAACACCGCGACCAGGGCCGGGCTGACGTAGGAGCCGGCCCGGGCGAGGACCGAGCCGGCCGGCAGTTCCTCGCCGGCGCGGCGCAGCCCGTACCCCCGCTTGGGGGCCTGGAAGATCTCGACGGCGGCCATGCCCTGGTCGGTCCACGGGACCGGGACCACGACGTCCGCGCCCATCGGCAGCGGCGAACCGGCCGCGACCGAGAAGCACGCGCCGGGCGTGAGCCGGACCGGGCGCCAGCTGGCCGCGCCCAGGTCGCCGACGACGTTGAGACGGACCGGCCGAGGGTCCGGCACCCTGCCCTCGTGCATGCCGAAGGCGGGGTGCGAACCGCTGCGGCCGGCCGCCGCGATGTCCTCCCAGCGCGCCGCGTACCCGTCGATGGCCGCCTGGTCGAAGGCGGGCACCGGATGCGGGCTGGTCACGTCCTCCGCGAGCACGTTCCCGTACGCCTGGGTGAGGTCGAGGTCGAGCGGGGGCAACGGCCGTAACCTGCGCAGCACGCTGCCCAGGTAGTCGGCGAGTGGCGTCAGCTCGTTAGCGGCCGCCTCGGCGTCGGCCGTCGCAGTCATCCGGTTTGTCCTCCGACGTAGTCGCCCAGCCAGGCGCGGAACGCCGGGCCGATGTCCTCTCGCTGGGCCGCGAGCTGGACCACGGTCTGCAGGTAGCCGAGCGGCATGCCGGTGTCGTACCGGATGCCGCGGTAGACGATGCCGTGCACCGGCACGCCCTCGGCGAGCAGCGTGGCCATCGCGTCGGTGAGCTGGATCTCGCCGCCGCTGCCGGGCTTCGTCTCCTTGATGACGTCGAAGATCTTCCCGGGCAGCACGTACCGGCCGACGACCGCGTAGTTGCTCGGGGACTCCTCCTTCTTCGGCTTCTCGACCAGGCCGGTCACCCGGACCACCTCGCCGTGCTCGGAGAAGCCCTCGGCCGGCGCGACGGACGCGATGCCGTACCGCGAGACCTCGTCGTCCGGCACCTCGATGAACGCGAGCACGATGCCGCCGGTGCGGGCCTGCAGGTCCAGCATGGCGGGCAGCAGCGGCTTGTCCTGCTCGACGAACTCGTCGCCGAGCAGCACCGCGAACGGCTCCTCGCCGACGTGCGAGGCCGCGGTGCCGACCGCGTGGCCGAGGCCGAGCGGCTCGCCCTGGCGCACCGTGTAGATGTCCGCGAGGTCGCTGGTGCGGCGCACCTCGTGCAGCCGCTTGTCGTCACCCTTGGTGCGCAGGCGCTCCTCGATGTCCGGACGGCGGTCGAAGTGGTCGACCATCGAGGTCTTGCCGCGGCCGGTGACCAGCAGCACGTCGGTGATGCCGGCGGCGGCGGCCTCCTCCACGATGAACTGCAGCACCGGCCGGTCGACCACTGGCAGGAGTTCCTTGGGTACGGCCTTGGTCGCGGGCAGGAACCGGGTCGCGAGTCCGGCGGCGGGGATGACCGCCTTGACGGCTCGGCGGCCGGGGACGGCCTGCGGGGTGTCTGTCGTGGTCATGGCTCGGGTCACGGCACCTTCGCTGAGGGTGGGGTCCGACATGCCGCGAGACTATCGGCCACGGCTCTGCCGCGGCGTCTGCGGTCCCGACGGCACGCCGGAGGTCGTCGCGGCTGCCCCCTCATCATCTGCCCCATCGGCCTCACCCGCCACCGAAACGGGATTAACACGGACATCAAGCTCAGAATCCAACGCCAGCAGCGGTACGGCCGGCACCGTCACCGCCGCCGGCTCGCGCGCCGGTGGCGGTGCACACACCCGGTACGTGTCCCGCCCGGCCGCCTTCGCCGCGTAGACCGCCTCGTCCGCCGCGTCCAGCACGCGCTGCGCGTGCCCGCCGTGCCGCGGGTAGACCGCGATCCCGATGGACACCGTGACCGGCACCCGCAGCCCTTCGCCGACCGGCACCGGGCTGTCCCGCACCGCCGCGCCGAGCCGCTCCGCGACCGTGGCCGCGCCGCCCGCGTCCGTCTCCGGCAGCAGCACCACGAACTCCTCGCCGCCCTGCCGGAACGCCAGGTCGACCTCGCGCAGCCCGGCCCGTACCCGCCGGGCGAACTCGACCAGCACCGCGTCGCCGACCGCGTGCCCGTGCGTGTCGTTGACCGCCTTGAAGTGGTCCAGGTCCAGCACCAGCACGGCGAGCGTGCGCCCGAACCGGCTGGCCCGCTCCACCTCGCGCCGGATCGACTCCTGCAGGTAGCGGTAGTTCCACAGGCCGGTGACCGGGTCGGTGAGCGAGAGCCGCTGCGCCTCCTCGTGCACGCGCACGTTCTCCACCGCGACCGCGGCCTGCCCGGCGAACGTGCGCAGCGTGCCTAGGTCCACGTCGTCGAAGTCGTCCGCGCCGAGCCGGTCGTAGAGCGCCAGCACCCCGGTCGCGGCCGGTCCGCGCTCGCCGGCCGCGTCGTCGTGCGGCGGGCAGAACGGCACCGCCACGTAGGTGCGGCAGCGCGGCTCCTCGGGGCAGAGCGGCCCGCCGTCCGGGTGCACCCGCCCGCGGCGCGGCTCCGCGGTCGCGGCCACCGCGCCGAGCAGGCCGCGCCCGACCGCGATCCGCAGCGCGGCCGGCTCCGCGTGCGGCGTCCGGTCGCCGAGCCCGTCCGCGCACCGGCCGACCAGGTGGCCGGTCTCCGGGTCGTGCAGCAGCACCAGGCCGGCCCGCGCGCCGGTCGCGACCATCGCGGTGCGCAGCAGCACCCGCAGGATGCGGTCCAGGTCGTGCGTGCCGGACAGCGTCTCGCCGAGCGTGCGCAGGTTGCGGCGCAGCTGGTCGCGGCCGGCGGTGAGCGCCTGCACGTACGCCTGGGTCTCCCGGGTCATCCGGTTGAACGCGCCGCCGAGCCGGGCCACCTCGTCGTGGCCGCGCACCGGCACGCGCGTGTCCAGGTCGCCGCCGGCCACCCGGTCCGCGGCCCGGACCAACTCGGCCAGCGGGCGGGTGGTGGAGCGGGCCAGCGCGGCGGCGGCCAGCACCGCGAGCGCGCCCGCCAGCAGCACGATGCCGAGCAGCACGGCGAAGAGGTCGCGGCGGTCCGGGCCGGGCACCGAGACGGCCAGCGGCAGCGGCTGGCCGGGGACCGGGCCGAGGCGGCGCACGTACCGGCCGTCGCCGGAGATCGCGGTGCCGTCGCCGGTCAGCCAGCGCACCGACGCCGGGCCGGCCGCCTCCCCGCCGGCGCGCGGCGCCGTGCCCGCGGCGTCGTCCAGCAGCGTGACGCCGCCGCCGGTCGCGGCCGCCAGCCGGCGCACCAGCGTCCCGTCCAGCGCCTGCACCACGTAGACCACGGCCACCCGCAGGCCGAACACGTCCCGGATCTCCACCCGGGCGGTGATCGCGCGCGGCGGCGCGCCGGACGTCGCCGGCGCGGCGCAGTCGGCCCACGGCGACGCGGGCATGCCCGCGGTGGTCAGCTGCGGCGCGCCGGTCGCGTCCACCACCTGCACCGCGCTGGCCAGGCCGCGCGAGACGACCAGCTCGGCCAGGCCGGCGCGCTGGCCCGGGTCGGGGAGCACGGCGAGCGCGTCCGCGCTGGCGGAGAGCCGTTCGCAGAGCGCGCCGACCTCGGTCCGGACCGCGCCGGCGGCCAGGTCGAGCCGCTCGTGCGCCCGGTCCCGGCCGAGTGCGTCCACCGCGCCGCCGACGAAGACGGCACCGAGCAGCACCGGGCCGAGCACCACCGCGAGGAAGGCGGAGGTCAACCGTCCGCGCAGGGTCACGCCTGATCCCCCCATGACGCCGGGCCCGTTAGCTGCGATGCTGGCACAGGACGACCCGATTGCCAGGGTTGTGACTGGAGTGTTGCGTGCCGGATTTTTCGGATCGAGACGACTTTGCGGTAAAGGCCGGGAAGAGCGCTGTCCGGGGGCGCCTACTGGCCGCCCGGCGGGCGCTGCCGGAGGAGAGCCGCCGTGCCGCGGCCGCGCGGGTGCGCCTCGCGCTGGGCGACCTGATAGCGGCGGAGCGGCCCGCCGTGGCCGCCGCGTACGTACCGGTCGGCGCGGAGCCGGGCGGTGCCGGGCTGCCGGACGCGCTCACCCGGATGCTGCATCCGCACGGGCGGCTGCTGCTCCCCGTGCTGCTGCCCGACCTCGACCTCGACTGGGCCGAGTACGCGGGGCCCGCCTCCCTCACGCCGACCGGGCGCGGCCTGCGCGAACCCTCCGGCCGGCGGCGCGGGCCGGACGCGCTCACGGACGCCGAGCTGGTGATCGTGCCGGCGCTCGCGGTCGACCACCGTGGCGTACGCCTCGGCAGGGGCGGTGGATCCTACGATCGCGCGCTGGCCCGATGCGCGTCCGCGCTGGTGGTGGCGCTGTTGCACGACGACGAGCTGGTCGCGGAGCTGCCCTGGGAACCGCACGATCGGCGCGTGCAGGCCGTGATCACCCCGGCCGGCGGGCTCGTCCGGGTCGGGTGAGAGCCACCTCGCTGGACGCAGGGCGCCCGATGACGGATCATTGGCACTCGGAATTCCAGAGTGCCAATCACGCGAAGATCCTCCGGAGGGGAACGTGCCCACCTACCAGTACGCCTGCACCGAGTGCGGCCACCAGCTCGAGGCGGTGCAGTCGTTCAGCGACGAGCCGCTGACCGAGTGCCCGGCCTGCCAGGGGCGCCTGCGCAAGCTGTTCAACTCGGTGGGCATCGTGTTCAAGGGCTCCGGGTTCTACCGCACCGACTCGCGCGGCGGCGGCACCTCGGCCGAGTCCGGCAAGCCGGCCGCGTCCACCGCCGAGTCGAAGACCTCCTCGGAGACGAAGAGCTCCTCGGAGAGCGCGGCGAAGCCCGCGGCGGCCGCCTCCACCGGCTCCTCGACGACCACGTCCAGCAGCACGGCATCCAGCGGCTCGTAACCCGCCGTCCACAGAACGCACGAGTTATCCACAGATCCCCACGTTATCCACAGGCTGACATCCCCAGCCTGTGGATAACTTTTTCCACATCACCAGTGCGGTGGACGGTCCTCCAGCAGCCGGTCGTCGTTGCCGCCGCTGCCGAGCTCCCCCCAGCCACGGTCCGTGTCGTCGGACGTCTGGTCCGGCAACACGGGCAGGTCGTCGTCGACCAGGTCGACGGTGCGCTCGTCGTCGATGCCGGCGTGCGGCTCAATCTCCGGGTTCACGCGCCCAGCGTACCCACCCGCGGATGACCGGCGTCCCCCGCCGGTGGGTCCCCCGGATGGCGCGTTGGTAGCGTCAGATGGCGTGAGCACTCCCGACGATCACAGCCCCTGGCGGGACGTCTCCGGCTCTCCCCCGTCCGCCGCGGAGACCGGATACACCGGCCCGCCGCCGCAGGAGCATCCGGCGCCGGACTGGCAGCCGCCCACGCTGCGGCCGGCCCCGCCCCCGCGCCGGCTGCCCGGCCAGGACGTGCACGCGATCGAGGCGGCCGAGTCCCGCGCACGCGGTCTGAGCTACGGCGTCGGGATCGGCGCGCTCGTGGTGATGGTCATCGCACTGTGCGCGATCTGCGGGCGTCTCCTCTTCTGAGCCTGTATCGACGTGGGGGCCGCAGCCCGTCTCCCACGTCGATACAAGCTCTAGATCTTCCAGTTCATCGCGGCGCCGGTGTCGCCGGTCATCACCACGAAGTAGCCGGTGACGATCGCGAGCAGCACCGCGACCACGCTCAGCCCGATGGTGAGCGCCTTCGGCGTGCCGGCCCGCCGGCTCAGGAACAGCAGCGCGCCGGTGATCAGGCCGAGGCCGAGCGAGAAGAAGAACGTCCGCTGGCCGTACGAGGCGTGCTCGCCGATCTGGTCCAGGAACTGCTCCGGCGTGCCGTCCGCCTCGCGCATCTCGTAGAACGCGTTACCGGAGATCATCGAGAACAGCGCGGAGAGCGGCGCCACCACCGCGAGCAGCGCGACCGCCCAATCTATCCGCTTCCGGACCGCCGGCCACACCGCGAAGACGATCGCCCCCAGCGCGAGCAGGGGCACGAAGACGACCGCCGCATGCACCAGAAGCACGTGCGCGGGCATGCCGTTGATGGTCTCGAACACGATGACTCCTCAGGCCGTTCAAGCAGGTTGCTACGTCATCACAGTCACCACCTGATCGGTCCGGTTCCCGATCTCTGGCGACAATCCGCTGACGTGTTCGTGACCACCACCGGTGAGCAGCGCTGAGCCGTTCTCCACCTGGCCTGTGTGGCCGAGATCTACCTGGCGCCAGCCCACGGTCCGGGTGTGCCAGGTGGAGAAAGCTCACTCTTGAGCCGTACGCGGTGACGTGTTGTGATGGTGGGATGCCGACCGCGGACGAGCAGCTGCGCACGCACGGGCTGAGGGTCACCCGCCCCCGGCTCGCCGTGCTCGACGTGCTCGCCACCGGCGGCCACCTGGAGGTCGAGGAGATCGCCCGGCAGGTCCGGCTGCGCCTCGACTCCGTCTCCACCCAGGCGATCTACGACGTGCTCGGCGCGCTCTCCCGGGCCGGCCTCGCCCGCCGCCTCGAACCGGCCGGCAGCCCGGCCCGCTACGAGGCCCGCACCGGCGACAACCACCACCACGTGGTCTGCCGCGGCTGCGGCCAGGTCGCGGACGTCGACTGCGTGGTCGGCGACGCCCCCTGCCTGGACCCGGACGACGCCTCCGGCTTCGAGGTCGACGAGGCCGAGGTCACCTTCTGGGGCCTCTGCCCCATCTGCCAGACCCGCCGCTCCGCCGAGCAGTAATCCCACCCGCCGACCGCCGGGCCGACCGCCGTCCTCCAGGATCAACCGGCCGCACCGCCGGGCAGTAGACCCTCGCCGGCTGGTCACCGGGCCGGCCGCCGTCCTCCAGAATCGACCCGCCGCACCGCCGAGCGGTCGCCCGCGGCCCTCCTTTGCTCTGCTTACCTGAGCAGAACCGGCAAGCCGGACCCTCACCATCGCGCGTGCGGGCGTCTCGTCAGCCGGGCGATTCGTCCAGGTAAGCAGAGCAAAAGGGGCTGGGCCGCACCGCGGTCTCCCGCCGCCCGCCGCATTCCCGGCCCGCCACCTTCGTGCTCGGGGCGAACCAACCCGAAGATCTTTATCTGCCCAGTTGATCTCGCATCACCTTCCGAGGCCTCCCGGCGAGACCGGTCGGCCGTTGGCCGGCCTTCCTGCCAGTCAGGTGGCCGCAAGGGCGGCACGGCAACCTCGATCCATCCCGCTCCGCCGGCAGCCCGCGGCCACCGCACCGCGGACGATCCGGCAGGCGCTCCGCGCCCGAAATATCGGCTCATCACGCCATCCGGCCGCTCCTGCGGCATTGCGCGATCCGCCCACTGCTTTGCTCTGCTTACCTGGACAAATCACCCGGCGTCGACGGACGTTTCAAGGCTTTTGTTCAGGTAAGCAGAGCAAACGAGCGCGCGGAGATCCTGGCCGGGCCTCGGGCGGGGGTGGGATCAGTCGCCGGCGGGGCGGGGGCGCGGGGCGGGGTCGGTGCGGAGCGTCGACTCGACGGCGGACCACGGGTCCTTCGGCTCGGCGGTGGCGCCGGCCGGGCAGACCGCGCGGAAGTCGCACCAGGAGCAGAGGCGCCCGGGTGCGGTGGGGAACGCCTCGTCCGGGTCGGCGCCGCCGGCCAGCGCGGCCTCCGCGGCCATGATGTCTCCGGCGGTGTCCTCGGCACGGCGGACCTGGCGGGCCAGCGACTCGTCGGTGTGCTCGTGCGCGGCGATCGTGCCGCTCGGCAGGTGATGCAGCTCGACCCGGTGGCAGGGCGCGTGGAAGACCTTCTCGGCGGCGAAAGCGTAGAGCGCCAGTGCCTGGGAGCCGCGGGCGTCGTCCGGGTCGGCGCCGGACCGGCCGGTCTTGTAGTCGACGATGACCAGCTCGCGGCGGCCGTCCGGGGTGACGCGCGCGTCGATCCGGTCGGTACGGCCGCTCAGCGCGAGTACGGCGGTGCGGGCGGCCACGGTCCGCTCGACGCCGACCGGCTCGAACGCCGGGTCGAGGCCGGCGAGGTAGCCGTCGAGCCAGGCCAGTGCGGCCCGCCACGCCTCGCGCTCCTGCTCGACGTCGCGGTACCCCTCCCGTACCCACGTGGCCTTGAGCAGTGTCGGGAGCACGCCGGGACGGCGGCGATCGGCGGGCAGATCGAACCAGTTCTTCAGCGCGGTGTGCACGCTCGCGCCGAGCGAGTTGTGGCCCCACGGCGGGCCCTTCGGCGGCGTGGGGCGGTCGACGTACGCATACCGGTACCGCCGGGGGCAGTCGATGAACGACCCGAGCTTGCTGGGCGTGCAGACGAAGAGCCGCTGCGGCATGCCGGGGAACCCGAGCTGCTCGGGAACCGCGGACCGGCCGGTGGACGAAAACCTGGGCACCCCCCGATCCTGCCAGGCGGGTACGACGAACCCCCGCGAGGCCGCGGCCGGTGCTGTCCCCGGCTACAGCGCGTTCGTGTACTGCGTGACGAACGCCGCCACCGAGTCCGCGATGAGCTGCACCGCGATCGCGGCCAGCAGCAGACCGGCGATCCTGGTCAGCACCTCGATGCCGCCCGGCCGGAGCACCCGGACGATAACGTCGGAGAAGCGCAGGACCAGCAGCACCACGAGCATCACGGCCACGATCCCGGCGCCGATCGCCACGTAGTCCGCGGCGTTGTCACCGTTCTGGACGAACAGCATGGTGGCGACGATCGCGCCGGGGCCGGCCAGCAGCGGTACGCCCAGCGGCACCAGCGCCACGTTCGAGGTGGCCTGCCGGTCGGAGACGTCGTCGGTCTTGCCGGTGAGCAGCTCCAGCGCGATGAGGATCAGCAGCAGGCCGCCGGCGCCCTGCAGCGCGGGCAGGTCCACGTGCAGGTAGTCGAGCAGCGTCTGGCCGAGCAGCGCGAACACGACGATGACGCCGAAGGCCAGCGCGACCGCCTGCCGCCCGGCCTTGCGCCGGTCGCGCTTCGGCAGCGTGCCGGTCAGCGCGAGGAAGATCGGCACCATCCCCGGCGGGTCCACGATGACCAGCAGGGTGACGAACACCTCGCCGAACAGCTTGAGATCCACATGATCACGCTACCGTGATCAACTTTGCGTGGAGCGGCGGGACACCACCTCTGGAGCGGCGGGACACATCTCAGAGCGGCGGGACCCCGGACGCCGATGCCACGATCTTGTCCAGTGTCTCCGGCGCGGTGGTGAACGCGCCCAGCCGCACCGTCTTGTGCGTGCCGTGGAAGTCCGACGAGCCGGTCACCACCAGACCCAGCCGATCCGCGAGCCGCCGCACGTACGCGCGCTCGTCCGGCGAGTGGTCCTCGTGGTCGGCCTCCAGCCCGAACAGCCCGGCGCCGGCCAGTTCCCCGATCAGTGAGTCCGGCACGATCCGGCCGCGCCGGGTGGCCCGCGGGTGGGCCAGGACCGGCACACCCCCGGCCGCGCGGACCAGGCGCACCGCCGTGAAGACGTCGATGTCCGCCTTCGGCAGCCGGTAGCGGCGGCCGAGCCACTGCGGGCCGAACGCCTCGGACGTGGTGGTGACCAGCCCGGCCCGGATCAGTGCGGCCGCGATGTGCGGGCGCCCGACCGAGCCGCCGGCCGCGTACTCCATCACCTCGGACCAGCTCACGTCGATGCCGTCGGCGCGCAGCAGGTCTACGATCGCCTCGCCGCGCCGCTCCCGGTCGGCCCGCACCCGGGTCAGCTCGCCGGTCAGCGCCGCGTCCGCCGGATCGATCAGGTACGCCAGGAGGTGCAGCCCGATCCCCGCCGCCTCGCCGCGCCACCAGCAGGAGATCTCCGCGCCCCGGATCAGCGTCAGCCCGTCCGGGCGCGCCTGCGCCGCCTCGGCCCAGCCGGCCGTGGTGTCGTGGTCGGTGATCGCCATCACGGCCAGCCCGGCGGCGGCGCCGGCCCGGACCAGATCGGCCGGGCGGAGCGTGCCGTCACTGGCGGTGGAGTGGGTGTGCAGGTCGATGCGGGGTGCGGTCACGTATCGAGTCTGCCTCAGGGGCCTATCCGGTCCGGGAGCCCGGCACCGCGCCGAGTCGCGGCACGTACTGCCAGCCCGCACCGACGTCCGCGGGCAACGCCACCGTGTCACGCGTTCCGTCCGCCCGGCAGGTGACCGCCACGCGGTCCGCGCCGGCCAGCAGCGTGTCCGCGGAGATCCAGACCGCGGCCGTGCCGGCCGGTGCGGCGCAGACCGCCGTGTCCCCGTCCCCGCCGAGCACGTCGTCGACGCCGGCCATCCGGAAGCCGTCGTCGCCGGCCTGGTAGACGTGGCTGCCGTCGGCGGACAGGCGCACACCCGGATCGCCGTCCACGGTCAGCCCGAGCGTGCAGCCGCCGGTCGTCCCGATGGTCAGCTTCGCCGCACTCGCCGCCAGCCGGGCCAGGCACACCCGGTCGCCGCCGGCCTCGCGGACCAGCGCGGTGGTGGCACCGTCGGCGCGCGGCCCGAGCACGGTCAGCACCCGGGTGTCGAACGCCGGCTCGGCCGGTGCGGCCGGGTCGACCAGCGCGTATCCCCCGGTGTCCGCGCGGACCAGCACGCTGTCGCCGACGAAGCCGACCGGGCGCACCCCGGCCGCGATCGGCGCGCCGGCCGTCACCGCCAGGCCGCGCGTGGTCACGGCACCGACGTGCAGCCTGCCGTCGGCGACGAACGTGATCCGCTCACCGGCCGGGTCGAGCGCCCAGTCGTCGCCGTTGCCGCTGAGCGCCTTCGTGGTGCCGTCCTCCAGCAGCAGCAGCCTGACCCCGTGCTCGCCGCCGTAGACCCAGCCGATCGCCACCCGGTACGCCCGGGTGACGCTCCCCACGCCGGTCAGCGTGACGATCGACCCGCCGGTGGTCCAGAGCCGGTCTCCGGCGCGGATGTCCAGGTCGATGCCGGTGGGCCGGCCGTCGACGTCGCGCTGTTCCGCGGTGGCGGACACGTCCGGGCCGCGCTCGGCCTCGGCCACCGCCGGTGGTGACGGCACCACGCTGGGCGCCTCCACCGCGGCGCCGTTCGGCAGCATGCCGGTGGGTGAGGTCCCGCCGCCGCCCTGGAACGCGCCGAGCCCGTAGACGGACGTGCCGAACAGCAGCACCGCGGCGGTGGAGGCGACGGTCAGCCGGCGGCGGCGCACGACGCGCGCGCGGGCGATGGCGCGGGTCGCGGGGTCGTCCGCGGACGGCGCGTTCTGCGTGGTGGCCGCGAAGAGGTCGCGGAGCCGGTCCTCGAGCACCGGGCTCACCGCCCCTCCCGCGCGAACTGCGGGCGGGCCACGGGCGGCGCGGGGACCGAGGCCGGGCGCGCGGGCAGCTGCCGCGTCGGGATCACCGGCTCGCGGTGGGTCTCGGCGGGGACGGACGGGTCCGGCACCGGCACGCCGGAGTCCGGGTCGATGCCCTCGGCGGCCAGGCGCTGGCGCAGCGCGTTCAGCGCGCGGAAGGTCTGGCTCTTCACCGTGCCGGGCGAGATGTTCAGCATCGCCGCGGTCTGCGCCTCGGACAGGTCCTCGTAGAAGCGCAGCACCAGCACGGCGCGCTGCCGGGTCGGCAGCGCCCGCACGTGCCG
Coding sequences within it:
- a CDS encoding translation initiation factor 2, which produces MSTPDDHSPWRDVSGSPPSAAETGYTGPPPQEHPAPDWQPPTLRPAPPPRRLPGQDVHAIEAAESRARGLSYGVGIGALVVMVIALCAICGRLLF
- a CDS encoding GNAT family N-acetyltransferase gives rise to the protein MLADGPVLLRPYRRSDADAWSEVRIANRAWLAPWESAPPGPWHELNSTAAYRYVYQDMRRSARRGESMPFAVCLREPGQPERLVGHINLGNIVRRAFCSAYVGYWVDSRVAGQGIIPTALALTVDHAFGPAGLHRVEVNIRPENKPSRRVVEKLGFREEAYHARYMHIDGAWRDHIGYSLTSEDVGTEGGLLRRWHRLRQHTA
- a CDS encoding DUF2231 domain-containing protein, giving the protein MFETINGMPAHVLLVHAAVVFVPLLALGAIVFAVWPAVRKRIDWAVALLAVVAPLSALFSMISGNAFYEMREADGTPEQFLDQIGEHASYGQRTFFFSLGLGLITGALLFLSRRAGTPKALTIGLSVVAVLLAIVTGYFVVMTGDTGAAMNWKI
- a CDS encoding 5-formyltetrahydrofolate cyclo-ligase, which codes for MPDFSDRDDFAVKAGKSAVRGRLLAARRALPEESRRAAAARVRLALGDLIAAERPAVAAAYVPVGAEPGGAGLPDALTRMLHPHGRLLLPVLLPDLDLDWAEYAGPASLTPTGRGLREPSGRRRGPDALTDAELVIVPALAVDHRGVRLGRGGGSYDRALARCASALVVALLHDDELVAELPWEPHDRRVQAVITPAGGLVRVG
- a CDS encoding GGDEF domain-containing protein translates to MTLRGRLTSAFLAVVLGPVLLGAVFVGGAVDALGRDRAHERLDLAAGAVRTEVGALCERLSASADALAVLPDPGQRAGLAELVVSRGLASAVQVVDATGAPQLTTAGMPASPWADCAAPATSGAPPRAITARVEIRDVFGLRVAVVYVVQALDGTLVRRLAAATGGGVTLLDDAAGTAPRAGGEAAGPASVRWLTGDGTAISGDGRYVRRLGPVPGQPLPLAVSVPGPDRRDLFAVLLGIVLLAGALAVLAAAALARSTTRPLAELVRAADRVAGGDLDTRVPVRGHDEVARLGGAFNRMTRETQAYVQALTAGRDQLRRNLRTLGETLSGTHDLDRILRVLLRTAMVATGARAGLVLLHDPETGHLVGRCADGLGDRTPHAEPAALRIAVGRGLLGAVAATAEPRRGRVHPDGGPLCPEEPRCRTYVAVPFCPPHDDAAGERGPAATGVLALYDRLGADDFDDVDLGTLRTFAGQAAVAVENVRVHEEAQRLSLTDPVTGLWNYRYLQESIRREVERASRFGRTLAVLVLDLDHFKAVNDTHGHAVGDAVLVEFARRVRAGLREVDLAFRQGGEEFVVLLPETDAGGAATVAERLGAAVRDSPVPVGEGLRVPVTVSIGIAVYPRHGGHAQRVLDAADEAVYAAKAAGRDTYRVCAPPPAREPAAVTVPAVPLLALDSELDVRVNPVSVAGEADGADDEGAAATTSGVPSGPQTPRQSRGR
- a CDS encoding UTP--glucose-1-phosphate uridylyltransferase; protein product: MTTTDTPQAVPGRRAVKAVIPAAGLATRFLPATKAVPKELLPVVDRPVLQFIVEEAAAAGITDVLLVTGRGKTSMVDHFDRRPDIEERLRTKGDDKRLHEVRRTSDLADIYTVRQGEPLGLGHAVGTAASHVGEEPFAVLLGDEFVEQDKPLLPAMLDLQARTGGIVLAFIEVPDDEVSRYGIASVAPAEGFSEHGEVVRVTGLVEKPKKEESPSNYAVVGRYVLPGKIFDVIKETKPGSGGEIQLTDAMATLLAEGVPVHGIVYRGIRYDTGMPLGYLQTVVQLAAQREDIGPAFRAWLGDYVGGQTG
- a CDS encoding molybdopterin molybdotransferase MoeA, with the translated sequence MTATADAEAAANELTPLADYLGSVLRRLRPLPPLDLDLTQAYGNVLAEDVTSPHPVPAFDQAAIDGYAARWEDIAAAGRSGSHPAFGMHEGRVPDPRPVRLNVVGDLGAASWRPVRLTPGACFSVAAGSPLPMGADVVVPVPWTDQGMAAVEIFQAPKRGYGLRRAGEELPAGSVLARAGSYVSPALVAVFAASGIGHVVVRPSPRVVVVATGDELVEVGRASQPGQVVDANSHALTAAAVEAGSLAYRLGICDDDPEGLRALLEDQTLRADLLITTGGTGTGPGDMVRRILSRRDVGRTGPVTFTDVALYPGTALGFGTVGAEEVPIICLPGDPGAALVGFEVLARPAIQLLAGAEPVFRPSVRAHLLETVSSPAGLREFRPAHVAERRGGGYTVQPLAGGPYTLSGMSEANGLLVLGERVTSAAAGSTVDVLLLDRRR
- a CDS encoding FmdB family zinc ribbon protein — its product is MPTYQYACTECGHQLEAVQSFSDEPLTECPACQGRLRKLFNSVGIVFKGSGFYRTDSRGGGTSAESGKPAASTAESKTSSETKSSSESAAKPAAAASTGSSTTTSSSTASSGS